The stretch of DNA ttacttcagaaataaatatttcaccagcatcgtctttagcttaaggaaaataaacttgtgaaatttaatttaaagcttcgtaaaacatggaaatgttgcaggataacaaatcagaaaagatatattaaataaatcacagttcaggtatctataacatgtgattctcttaacaaatctgtttcattcatcaagcaactgcaaaatttccgtaaaatcagaagcggtttcacaaattataggcattcgtaaacatgatagataagagttagtatcgcggcgttttagagtatctatgagcgtaatatggaaagtaaaaagatgtataataaaaatagttcactttccaagctatcactaacattgtaacgaattattatacatataacggctcacgaaagtactcggacgcttacagaaactttccatgaatattttgttgaagcttttcatgaatttcaagatgcattaggctgtctcaaaagtttctttcgttttgttctattactacaaaatagatcatacataaatcgatagaataatataaaacaaaaagtgtcgtgcatctattatttccttatgaaacgaaagaagcttttgaaacaaatgtaaataggaattataagatgcttattgattaccatcggtatttggacagttaattatgtattgtataaataagtcacaatatttttagtaggagcatttttacccctaatcaatcatatgtttaaaaatactctttacattgtacattagttttttgctatgtgtacgtctgcaataagcatcttctagcttccatatatatatttccaaattagtctcaatttttaccggtgtaatcatgatagacacgtctcgttacattgaagtgaagtgaagaaaaacactaacacacataatatatattcgcaaaaatcttctatctaatattttcgtcaactactgtatacacatttattagatatttgtgtgagattaaaatcgacagatacgataaaagaatattgtagaggtatagcaataagaaaatacaaggaaagtatagctcgttaatttgaattacaccagattgtcagtcatctattaggtcgtgttaatctctgaataaattcttaaataaataagtgttaataaagataaagataaagaagtgttaattaaactagagacacttaacatttattagcatttgttcttccccattacttcttgaataggtcctttagggaagaacagagagacggttcgctggattccgtctgattccgattttgattcttggtatttgaaaaccaatttgtcactttgcctgacattggtttgttcggagataccgagggctttccgctcgacccggaagcccccgtatcgtttcccttttccgccgttaacatcttctcaattgcgctaccaaatacctacggacaaaattgttcttataaatttatgaatattatgtatttacgtatttgaatgaaaatttttatgaaacgagatttcgcgttaaaatacgtaatagtaaatacgataatttacacgttctttttaccaagatgaaaatgtacatgtaaatttacttgatgtatatgtaaatagaaatatttatatgtaatatttatatgcttgtatttaaaatattttcatgcttaaagaataaaggtcataatgttataaatatttaaatccttgcacctctcctttatcgcgtaagaaagagaaactaaaggtttcactccagagaatgagcttcgttctaaaacaaatcaaataacatatatttaagtatttaactgttatttaatattcctaatattcaaaataatatttaacatttctatattattaatatagatgagaagtcgataagatagtttacaatcattaagtacagtatcgcagatccaccatcagaggtcagtaatattaaaataaaattcatgttggattaaaagtgtggttaagttggggctaaccccaaatttgcaaattttgacctaagtcaaaaagtggccatttttgcacctcctcgcgaacgaaaaattcttgtgcgacgtttaagagaatttatcaaaaaaaaaacaaagaattattagcatttatacgaaatgtgacatggaagttgaaaaagatgagtgtagagatgaaaaaattaagcagaggtaaaacttacgcgctacacttgatcttcattttctttaaattttgatccagctgataaatcagtaattaaaccaaaggaactaagtttgaaatcaagcgaatctgaaatactatcagactgttgctactggagaacaatagccatcttgtacttcgtacttgctcgattccaaactctaatcgatataccaacagaatttacaagcaaaataattattcagagattctgtcggtaaaacaattgaagtttaaaatcgaacgaatccgaattactgcgagatcgttggtgactattgttctcgtagcaacaaactgatggtacttcagattcgtttgatttcaaactacaattgatttatcaatagagttgtcgaagaattattttgtcgatatcggtgtagaacaatagtcaacaacgatctcgctgtacttcatatttcctctattacaaacgtcgattcatttaccagcagagcatctgaagaattatttcacatggatcatgtagaaaaaaaacgaacacgaaaatggaactgtaataacattttttattccttgctgagagccgttcttaaacatttttcccttcgcaagaagatcggaaaataaccacttttgacgctctgttttcatcccatatgaattttatctttaatattaccgattgataataatgtcactgcgatattgtccgcaatgattgcaaattatcttctccacgtttcacctatatcgataatacagaatatcaaacaacaattatttaatttcacgttgttgttgactttactaatttttacgataaagtgcattctctggaagagattttacgatttacgattttctttttcattccccctttcacctacgatggctcttaaacaagaaacgatatcgtaacgagaaatacaacttacctgagcgtccactttggttccactagtgttgtcccatacgactttgtgtttgacctcgctattaggggactttttacccaacgtttccttcaccgccttcactaccttcgatttatcgaacttgagacttaaactggccgttactaaatcttccggcttcttcgacatcggttggtgtctcttcgtgaaccaattcgacggtgccataaaggtcgaaatagcggctttcgaggatccgctaagcttacttttagctccgtgcaatgtcgacacgtcgaagctgttggaacggaagctcttcgatcgacttcctttctgttcggtcgtttttccgggccagtttgaagaaattcccttcagatctccggttaccgttatccacttcatatatagagtttgaaatctttctcaaaattttgaaaggtcctttcctaatttcttccagcttatttctattcattctgtttccgttgtgggtgaagaccgtatcaccaattttaaactcgtgttctcgtctttttttgtcatatttttgtttgttgatttcgaaatttcttgctgagattttaaatgcttcttctctgtctctttttaagtttatcttcttctctgttattcccttagggatgatttcgatcattttcccatacagtaagtgatttggggcaaatcccgttacactgtgtctggtgtgattgtattcttctacgcttttttctgcgatctttgtccagtttctttttttttttcgaattgatcttgcatctgattctgtttactaatgtttgatttaccctctcgtttagtccattggaggatggacagtctgtcgaggtgaaaattaatttaatgtttttctctctcgcgtactcttgaatttccttggatgtcatcgctgggtatcggtctgcaaggataatttttatggagtcagtttctcctgtcgagtttataagttttatgatatcttccgcgcgttgtgttttcgatgtggacataaaaacagcccttgaaaagtgatttatgagtatatgcatatacttctttggtgagttgttgttggaaaaacctcggaccgtatcgaatgacattatttcaaacggtttcctcgctggtcctagtctccacataagcccgatcggtcttctcgttctgcttttattcctaatgcaggtttcgcattgtttgcagaatttgtcgacaattcggtccatatttttgaaataataaaagggtcggatttttttcaatatgtgattccttccaacatggccaaagaaatcatgcaccgtctttatgatatgctcgcctaaactaaactcttgtgagacgaatatacgttggcgtcctttaatattttaaaaaaaaatctctgatttttttataaggtctttcgtatttttaatatcttctctgttttctttctgatctcggattatgtcttgtttttttataatattcgctaCTTTCAAAACCTCTTCTTCGTTCTCAAAACTTTCTAAGACGGGGTTCCTGGATAGTGCGACTGCCTCTATCTTGTGTTTTCCTGGTGAGTAGATGATTTTGAAGTCGTACTGCGATAAGTAGTGCATCAGGTCTCCTaaagtttcatcggttcttgctttgattctcattgattccaacggtttatggtctgaaaggacagtgaagtatctaccgattaaccaatgctgccagtactgaatcgcctctttgaccagaacgccgaattaatgtcaaacgttgagaagaaatggcaatttcccgctttgactatgatatcttcaattcttgggaatggttgtggttccggaactacaattttgtttatctctctgaaatcaatacatagtctatctctacgattcgactcttttttaaaggctagtgtcactggtgctgcaaatggtgaacttgattcctctatgagatcgtgttctagtagtttcgtaatctggaattctatttctctctgatctggaatgctacatctgtatggtttctttgatatgtatttattttcgattagcttaatagaagcttcttgtgatttcctggttcccacattgtgtttagcaaatacatctctctataagttggcttacctctattttttgtaggttatttaggtgttctaggttgtccataggcttacccgtctccttgtgttcggtaacgtttacctttcttctctggttatttcttctttcttcttttctattaaatattacttcctctttgtcgtctactttttggctaaccctcaaattctcgtcttgtcttagtttgaattcccttatggcgtccagccctaagatgagatcatatgtgaagttattattgcgtactatatacacatctatctctttctctatcttgttTATCCTCATTTTTAGTCTTGCCCGGCTACTCGTGAAGTCTTCCCCATTGATGGTTTTGAACATGCTCTTGTCTTCTTTTATCTGATCAATGATCCTTTGAACGATAAAACTTGCATTCGCTCCCGTAAACACCTTTAATCTCTTTTTGATCGTTGACTTTAACTCGCAGTTTTATCAATGGTTCGTACTTCTCCGGgcattttagtgtttttcttccttcccatccgatgttcctgctatttcattttctgatgtgagcgcctccagtgaatttatttgtttgggtttcttctgggggtttctgtctctatttctacataattccactgggtggaatcggcccgggaagttcagtgcttcacagattgtgcacggttttttttttgaatggtggatttacctttctaaccatgtctatctttctttcttgtgtttctttcctttttctccagtcttcatattgtcccaaaattcctattaggtcatttgttgtctgtatattatcgctttcgattttgtcttggacttcgataggtaatccaatgacaatcaggtgtatcctcacctcttcatccatttccctttttacttccaatattagtcgttctttctctattgcatattctacgaacgaacctgaaaggtatttaaagttgtaagcatatcgtattgcaggccaacctttattcttaaaggcgttgagaaatgcttctttccaatcttcccagttgtgtcctccagctttcagtagatttgtttggtaccacctttttgctgtttttcctaggtactttctcaaacctttgacttttcctcatcgctttttattttgtattttttgcattcctcttcatactctgatattcagtttgtggctttctgagttccttctaatcgttctatattgttgtttgtttcaactatttccctcttatctcgtctttaaagggtctctagaagtttttccatttcCACGTTGAGTTCCTcgatttccgtctttgtttttcttgtgggtgttctttatgcttcctctaagacaatgtctcggaaaacgaagtttgaatccgtatcggtatcagtgctgctgtctcatcgtctattgtgaatttaatatttccatattggcctaccttggttgGGATCGAtgctgaagtctgaaaatcgagttttttttattatgaaatgatttgataaaatacaaaaatgaacaacaattaatatgcgtctataacaatcaataacgatgattatctaaacgggaaattataagtctttggtgcaatgtttacctgaaaatcgagaatcgattccccgcatactttgttttttaataatttgttatatattattatttttttacagttGACGTTTGAAAATGATGAACgtttttgatattaattaatgaagcttcgcattatgcagctgtatcgattatattaaatatatatgttttgaataaatagaattaaaaagtgagaagaaattaagaaataagaaattaatcaaacttacgaaaaaagatcaatgtctctgttaaattatatacgttgtttatattaaataatattacacctgtattgttgatagaatttgtttactacacacatatatatatatatatatgtagtatcgtgggcaaaaggcctaagatatctgccgaatcgtaaacaatgtcgcgagagccgcggcatcgtcgggtacatcaatgtgtcgtcgatcctttttaagtggatagtttcgtggaaagagcgcgcgtgaccctggccacgggcgtttcgggacacgtgtctcgaacggcgggaaaagacaaagagacgttaaagtgagtattagttgagaagccggagagaacggatgcaaaaggtgtgcagagtgtgaattgagaagcgagagcgagcgagtgtagaagccgaagagtgtgaatcgggaagtcgaaagccgcgtctgaaaataagacgtacgacagcattgtaattatttcgttgcttcgaatattattaattaaataaaaacatcattacttgtcctttcctctaagacccattaagatactacataattttgggggctcagccgggatctagagcgctaagtggcaagtgaaagtgatatttcggaacgatgagtaactacattgcaggagaagcatatttgactgacgagcaggtggctcagatgcgaatacctgagttaaaagacgagctgagaaaacgacggctgagattaac from Bombus affinis isolate iyBomAffi1 chromosome 3, iyBomAffi1.2, whole genome shotgun sequence encodes:
- the LOC126914732 gene encoding uncharacterized protein LOC126914732 isoform X2; amino-acid sequence: MKWITVTGDLKGISSNWPGKTTEQKGSRSKSFRSNSFDVSTLHGAKSKLSGSSKAAISTFMAPSNWFTKRHQPMSKKPEDLVTASLSLKFDKSKVVKAVKSYGTNTKSYGTTLVEPKWTLRTKLILWSETFSFSFLRDKGEVFGSAIEKMLTAEKGNDTGASGSSGKPSVSPNKPMSGKVTNWFSNTKNQNRNQTESSEPSLCSSLKDLFKK